The genomic region GCGGCTATGGCGCTGTCGGTGCTGGTCGCCATGACCCTGACTCCGGCCCTGTGCGCCACCCTGCTCAAGCCACACCACACCGCAGGCGAGGAACGCCGTGGCTTCTTCGGCTGGTTCAACCGCACCTTCGACCGTGGCTCGCACACATACCAGCGCGGAGTGGGCGCAGTACTCGCGCGGCCACTGCGAGCCTTGCTGGTGTACGCGCTGGTACTCGCGGGTGTAGCGCTGATGTTCCACAAACTGCCGACCGCGTTCTTGCCCGAAGAAGACCAGGGCATGCTGATGATGCAGATGACCCTGCCGGTGGGCGGCACCGATGAGCAGTTGCAGGCGGTCACCCGCCAGGTACAGGACTATATGCTCAAGCAGCCGGAAGTCGCCACGGTCCTCACCGTGCGCGGCCTGGGTAACGGTGGCAACGCGCAGAACGCCGGCCGCGGCTTCATCAAGCTCAAGGACTGGAGCGAACGCCCGGGCGAGGCACACAGCGCCTCGGCCATCGCACAGCGGGCCAACATGGCCTTGTCGAATATTCTCGACGCCAATGTTTTCGTCATCGCGCCGCCAGCAGTCCAGGGGCTGGGCCAGAGTTCCGGCTTCGACATCGAGCTGCAGGACCTCGCCGGCCGCGGTCATGCCGAACTGCTCAAGGCGCGCAACCAGTTCCTCCAGCTCGCGGCCCAGGACCCGCGCCTGGCCATGGTCCGTGCCCAGGGCCTGGAAGACACGCCGCAGCTCAACGTCAACATCGACGACCGCAAGGCCGGTGCCCTCGGTGTGGCCGCCAGCGACATCAATGACACCCTCAGCGTGGCCATGGGCGGCAGCTATGTGAACGACTTCCTCGACACCGGCCGCCTGAAGAAGGTCTATATGCAGGGCGCCGCCGACAAGCGCATGCAGGCCGAGGACATCGGCGACTGGTACGTGCGCAACTCGAGCAGCAACATGGTGCCGCTGTCGGCTTTCACCAGTACCCACTGGAGCAGCGCCTCGCCCTTGCTGGAACGTTACAACGGTTTCGGCTCATACGAGTTGGTCGGCTCGCCGGCACCGGGCGTCAGTTCCGGCGATGCCATGGCGGCCGTGGAGGAGATCATGGCGAAACTGCCCGAAGGCATCGGCTACGCCTGGACCGGTCAGTCCTATCAGGAACGCCTGGCGGGCAACCAGGCGCCGCTGCTCTACGCCATCTCGATACTGTTCGTGTTCCTCTGTCTGGCCGCGCTGTATGAGAGCTGGACGGTGCCCTTCGCGGTGATGCTGGTGGTGCCACTGGGCATCCTCGGCGCCCTGCTGCTGACCGGCCTGCGCGGACTGTCCAACGACGTCTACTTCCAGGTCGGCCTGCTGACCACCGTGGGCCTGGCGGCGAAGAACGCGATCCTCATCGTCGAGTTCGCCAAGGAAGGTTACGAGCGCGGCCAGGATCTGCTGAGTGCCACTCTGGACGCCGTGCGCATCCGTCTGCGGCCGGTGCTGATGACCTCCCTGGCGTTCATCCTCGGCGTGTTGCCGCTGGCCCTGAGCAGCGGTGCCGGCTCGGCCGGGCGCCAGGCCATCGGCACCGGTGTACTGGGCGGCATGCTCGCCGCCACCTTGCTCGGGCTGTTCTTCATTCCGCTGTTCTACGTGCTGGTGCAACGCCTGGCTACGCGCCGTAACGCCGCTGCCCCGACCACCGCCGAAGGAGAAATCTGATGCGCTTTGCCCCTCTCCCCCTGCTGCTGGCAATGGTGCTGGGCGGCTGCGTGAACCTGGCCCCGGACTATCAGCGCCCTGCGGCGCCGGTGGCCGGGCAATGGTCAACCACGACCCCGGCCGGCCAGACCAATGCCGACATCGCCTGGCGCGAACTGTTCATCGACAGCCGCCTGCGCGACACCGTGGCCCATGCCCTGGCCAACAACCGCGACCTGCGGGTCGCCGCGCTGAACGTCGAGTACCAACAGGCGCAGTACCGCATCCAGAGCGCGGCGCTGCTCCCAGCGGTTTCCGCCACGGCCAGCGGCACACGCCAACGCTCGCTGTCCGAGACCAGCACCACCACCAGCAGCCAATACAGCGTCGGACTCGGTGTGAGCAGCTACGAGCTGGACCTGTTCGGCCGGCTGGGCAACCTCAAGGACGCCGCGCTGGAAAACTACCTGTCCCTGGAGCAGACCCGCCGCAGCACCCAGATCAGCCTGGTGGCGCAAGTCGCCAACGCCTGGATGACCCTGGCCGCCGACCAGCAACTGCTGACCCTGTCGCGCAACACCTACACCAGCCAGCAGAAGACCTACGCCCTGGTGCAACAGAGCCACGGCCTGGGCGGCGAATCCGGCCTGAGCCTGGCCCAGTCGCGCAGCACCGTCGAATCGGCCCGTGTCAATGTGGCGAATTACGAAAGCCAGGTCGAGCAGGATCGCAACGCTCTGGAACTGCTGGTCGGTGAACACCTGGACGACCACTTGCTGCCCGGCGACGCGCCGCTCGATGCGGCGCTGCTGGTCAACGTTCCGGCCGGCCTGCCCTCGACCCTGCTGCAACGCCGCCCTGATGTGCTCGCCGCCGAACACACGCTCAAGTCCGCCAGCGCCGACATCGGTGCCGCCCGTGCGGCGTTCTTCCCCAGCGTAACCTTGACCGCCAGCGGCGGCAGTGCCAGCAGCGAACTGTCCGGGTTGTTCAAATCCGGCAGCCGCGCCTGGAGCTTCGCCCCATCGATCAACCTGCCGATCTTCAACGCCGGCAGCAACCGCGCCAGCCTTGATGCTGCGAAGATCACCCGCGACATCGACGTGGCCCAGTACGAGAAGACCCTGCAGACCGCTTTCAGCGAAGTCGCCGACGCCCTCTCCGTACGCAGCCACATCAACGAGAGCCTGGACGCCCAGCGCAACCTGACCCAGGCCACCGACAAGAGCTACAACCTCTCGCTGGCGCTTTACAAGCAAGGCTCGCAGAGCTTCCTCAACGTGCTCGACGCCCAGCGTTCGCTGTATTCAGCACAGCAGACGCTGATCAGCCTGGAGCTGTCCGAGCAGCTCAACCGGGTGACGTTGTACAAGACGCTGGGGGGTGGTTGGGAGGGCTGAGAGAAAACGCCCGTTGCGCCTGAACCGTGGCGCAACGGCACGCGATCATCAGTGGATGCAAGATGAAGGTTATTCGGCGTATTCGGCCGCAGCCTGACGCGAGTTACCGGCAATGGTATTCAGATACAGCGACAGGACAAAACCCTGCGCGGCGCTCAGGCCTACATCAACCGGAACGCCGGCCTGATCGTCCGGGATCAGTTGTCCACTGGTGTCCTGTTCCTCGTTCAGTTCCTGCTCCACCCGCAGTTTGTAACGCTTGAATTGAACCAGGTCAGGGTTGGTGATGGCGACCGCCGCCAGCGGATCCCAGAAATACAGGTATTTGCCGATACCGGGTGCAATGGTCGAGCTTCCCAGCACCTGTTTGAGAAACTGCGCCACCGGGTTGTCGATCTGGGAAAGCTGACGCACGAAGCCCTGGGTGATCGGAATCGAGTTGGAGGCATTGAGCGCTAACAATTGCACGGGAATGCCACTGCCGAAGACCAACTGGGCCCCCAGGGGATCGAGGAAAATATTCCACTCGGCAACATCGTTGGTGTAATAGGGCATCG from Pseudomonas asplenii harbors:
- a CDS encoding efflux RND transporter permease subunit, whose protein sequence is MARLFIDRPIFAWVIAIMVMLGGVLAIYQLPLSQYPTIAPPQITLSATYTGASAKTMEDSVTQVIEQQMTGLNGLTYMSSSSSSAGSASITLTFAAGTDVNTAQMLVQTKLEQAKARLPETVQQQGIEIRNSSSDFLIILSLVSDNPSVTASDISDFISSTLYDQISRVSGVGQVTTLGSSYAMRLWLDPDKLKQYSLMPSDVSSALTAQNVDTSAGQLGALPARSGQRLNATISARSKLQTAAQFRDLVLKYASNGAVVTLADVARVELGSESYDVIAEHNGRPTGGMAVSLATGANALEVSTAVQAKLAELEKFFPSKLQLHTEVAYNTAPFVKISIEEVVKTLFEAIALVVLIMYLFLQNLRATLIPAIAVPVVLLGTFGVLELMGYSINTLTMFGMVLAIGLLVDDAIVVVENVERIMAEKGLSPREATRQSMGEISSALIGIAVVLSAVFVPMAFFGGSTGVIYRQFSVTMVAAMALSVLVAMTLTPALCATLLKPHHTAGEERRGFFGWFNRTFDRGSHTYQRGVGAVLARPLRALLVYALVLAGVALMFHKLPTAFLPEEDQGMLMMQMTLPVGGTDEQLQAVTRQVQDYMLKQPEVATVLTVRGLGNGGNAQNAGRGFIKLKDWSERPGEAHSASAIAQRANMALSNILDANVFVIAPPAVQGLGQSSGFDIELQDLAGRGHAELLKARNQFLQLAAQDPRLAMVRAQGLEDTPQLNVNIDDRKAGALGVAASDINDTLSVAMGGSYVNDFLDTGRLKKVYMQGAADKRMQAEDIGDWYVRNSSSNMVPLSAFTSTHWSSASPLLERYNGFGSYELVGSPAPGVSSGDAMAAVEEIMAKLPEGIGYAWTGQSYQERLAGNQAPLLYAISILFVFLCLAALYESWTVPFAVMLVVPLGILGALLLTGLRGLSNDVYFQVGLLTTVGLAAKNAILIVEFAKEGYERGQDLLSATLDAVRIRLRPVLMTSLAFILGVLPLALSSGAGSAGRQAIGTGVLGGMLAATLLGLFFIPLFYVLVQRLATRRNAAAPTTAEGEI
- a CDS encoding efflux transporter outer membrane subunit; its protein translation is MRFAPLPLLLAMVLGGCVNLAPDYQRPAAPVAGQWSTTTPAGQTNADIAWRELFIDSRLRDTVAHALANNRDLRVAALNVEYQQAQYRIQSAALLPAVSATASGTRQRSLSETSTTTSSQYSVGLGVSSYELDLFGRLGNLKDAALENYLSLEQTRRSTQISLVAQVANAWMTLAADQQLLTLSRNTYTSQQKTYALVQQSHGLGGESGLSLAQSRSTVESARVNVANYESQVEQDRNALELLVGEHLDDHLLPGDAPLDAALLVNVPAGLPSTLLQRRPDVLAAEHTLKSASADIGAARAAFFPSVTLTASGGSASSELSGLFKSGSRAWSFAPSINLPIFNAGSNRASLDAAKITRDIDVAQYEKTLQTAFSEVADALSVRSHINESLDAQRNLTQATDKSYNLSLALYKQGSQSFLNVLDAQRSLYSAQQTLISLELSEQLNRVTLYKTLGGGWEG